A stretch of Bradyrhizobium sp. AZCC 2262 DNA encodes these proteins:
- the bla gene encoding subclass B3 metallo-beta-lactamase produces the protein MKKIVVVLVALVSLTGTVQAQTVKDLLETLKVKWNTPTEPFKMIGNVYYVGTDGLASYLITSPQGHILVDTVMPEATSQIKANIEKLGFKVTDIKYLVNTHAHIDHTGGLAEMKQASGAQMIAGEADKPLLEGGYYPGAQEDTALAFPPVKVDRTVREGDTVSVGDVTLTARETPGHSPGCTSWEFSVKDGDATRSVLIFCSGTVALNRLVGNPTYSGIVTDYRKTFARAKDMKVDVLLAPHPEMYRMQDKRAMLSDGAPNPFVNPGEFNAYAATLEKAFEDALAKQTADAQEKKG, from the coding sequence GTGAAGAAAATCGTCGTTGTGCTTGTCGCGCTGGTGTCGCTGACCGGAACAGTACAGGCCCAGACCGTCAAGGATCTGCTCGAAACCCTCAAGGTCAAGTGGAACACGCCGACCGAGCCGTTCAAGATGATCGGTAACGTCTATTATGTCGGAACCGACGGCCTGGCGTCCTACCTGATCACATCGCCGCAGGGCCATATCCTGGTGGATACGGTGATGCCGGAAGCAACCTCCCAGATCAAGGCGAACATCGAAAAGCTCGGCTTCAAGGTCACCGACATCAAATACCTCGTCAACACCCACGCGCATATCGATCACACCGGCGGCCTTGCCGAAATGAAACAGGCCAGCGGCGCCCAGATGATCGCAGGCGAAGCCGACAAGCCACTGCTCGAAGGCGGCTATTATCCGGGCGCGCAGGAAGACACCGCGCTGGCATTTCCGCCGGTGAAGGTGGACCGAACGGTGCGCGAAGGCGACACGGTCAGCGTCGGGGACGTGACTCTAACCGCCCGCGAAACGCCCGGCCATTCGCCGGGCTGCACGAGTTGGGAATTCTCCGTGAAGGATGGCGACGCAACGCGCTCCGTGCTCATCTTCTGCAGCGGCACCGTGGCGCTGAACCGGCTCGTCGGCAATCCGACCTATTCCGGGATCGTTACCGATTACAGGAAGACGTTCGCGCGGGCGAAGGACATGAAAGTGGATGTGCTGCTCGCGCCGCATCCGGAAATGTACAGGATGCAGGACAAGCGTGCCATGCTCTCGGATGGCGCGCCGAATCCGTTCGTCAATCCCGGCGAGTTCAACGCCTATGCCGCGACGCTGGAAAAGGCGTTTGAAGACGCGCTCGCCAAGCAGACCGCCGACGCACAGGAAAAGAAGGGGTGA
- a CDS encoding aldehyde dehydrogenase family protein yields MVNRMQFYIDGAWVDPVVKKSTPVVNPATEDAMYEVALGSKADLDKAVAAAKRAFLTYSQTSREERVALLEKIIEVYKGRMKEIGAAVSDEMGAPLPMAERLQAGAGLGHIASTLEVLKNYHFEETVGSAVVVREPVGVIGMITPWNWPLNQIACKVAPALAAGCTMILKPSEFTPSSALIFAEILHEAGVPKGVFNLVNGLGPEVGAAMSEHPDIDMISFTGSTRAGVDVAKRAAPTVKRVSQELGGKSPNVILEGADLTKAVTGGVMHMFNNSGQSCNAPSRMIVPLSKMKEVAAIAKGVADKTKAGDPRAEGTTIGPVVSRIQWDKIQALIKKGIDEGATLVAGGPGLPEGVNKGFYVRPTIFADVTNDMTIAREEIFGPVLTILGAKDEAEAVKIANDTPYGLAGYVTGDTVESARRVGKQIRAGNVNLQGVPNDRTAPFGGYKQSGNGREWGKYGLEEYLEVKAVAGYNAA; encoded by the coding sequence ATGGTCAATCGCATGCAATTCTACATCGATGGCGCCTGGGTCGATCCCGTCGTCAAGAAGTCCACCCCCGTCGTCAACCCGGCGACCGAAGACGCGATGTATGAAGTTGCGCTCGGCTCCAAGGCCGACCTCGACAAGGCCGTGGCCGCCGCCAAGCGCGCCTTCCTGACTTATTCGCAGACCAGCCGCGAGGAGCGCGTCGCGCTCTTGGAAAAGATCATCGAGGTCTACAAGGGCCGCATGAAGGAAATCGGCGCCGCCGTTTCCGACGAGATGGGCGCGCCGCTGCCGATGGCCGAACGCCTGCAGGCCGGCGCCGGCTTGGGCCACATCGCTTCCACGCTGGAAGTGCTGAAGAACTATCATTTCGAGGAGACGGTCGGTTCGGCCGTCGTCGTGCGCGAGCCGGTCGGTGTCATCGGCATGATCACGCCGTGGAACTGGCCGCTCAACCAGATCGCCTGCAAGGTCGCACCCGCGCTCGCCGCCGGCTGCACCATGATCCTCAAGCCCTCGGAGTTCACCCCGAGCTCGGCGTTGATCTTCGCGGAAATCCTCCATGAAGCCGGCGTGCCGAAGGGCGTGTTCAACCTCGTCAACGGTCTCGGCCCGGAAGTCGGCGCCGCCATGAGCGAACACCCCGACATCGACATGATCTCGTTCACCGGTTCGACCCGCGCCGGCGTCGACGTCGCCAAGCGCGCCGCGCCGACCGTGAAGCGCGTCAGCCAGGAACTGGGCGGCAAGTCGCCGAACGTCATCCTCGAAGGCGCCGACCTCACCAAGGCCGTCACCGGCGGCGTGATGCATATGTTCAACAACTCCGGACAGTCGTGCAACGCACCGTCGCGGATGATCGTGCCGCTGTCGAAGATGAAGGAAGTCGCCGCCATCGCCAAGGGCGTCGCTGACAAGACCAAAGCGGGTGATCCCCGCGCCGAAGGCACCACCATCGGCCCGGTCGTGTCGCGCATCCAGTGGGACAAGATCCAGGCGCTGATCAAGAAGGGCATCGACGAAGGCGCGACACTGGTCGCCGGCGGTCCCGGTCTGCCCGAGGGCGTCAACAAGGGCTTCTATGTCCGTCCGACCATCTTCGCCGACGTCACCAACGACATGACGATTGCGCGGGAGGAAATCTTCGGACCGGTGCTCACGATCCTCGGCGCCAAGGATGAAGCCGAGGCGGTGAAGATCGCCAACGACACGCCCTATGGTCTCGCCGGCTACGTCACCGGCGACACCGTTGAAAGCGCGCGTCGCGTCGGTAAGCAGATCCGCGCTGGCAACGTCAACCTGCAGGGCGTGCCGAACGACCGCACCGCGCCGTTCGGCGGCTACAAGCAGTCCGGCAACGGCCGCGAGTGGGGCAAGTACGGTCTCGAGGAATATCTCGAGGTGAAGGCGGTTGCCGGCTACAACGCGGCGTAA
- a CDS encoding transketolase: MPIEPARLELLSALARKVLWLSSWTIHHANHVRPNVDGLKVGGHQASSASLANIMSALYFSVLRPQDRVAVKPHASPVFHAIQYLFGHQTREKLENFRGYKGAQSYPSRTKDADDVDFSTGSVGLGVAQTLFASLVQDYVTAHGWMKDRPEGRMIALVGDAEMDEGNIFEALLEGWKHGLRNTWWVVDYNRQSLDAVVREGLWAKFESMFRNFGWEVVIVKYGRLMQAAFAEPGGEALRRWIDNCPNQMYAALCFQGGAAFRKHLQDDIGDQGQVSQLIDRRSDDELLALMSNLGGHDMASMIEAFEAIDHDRPVCFIAYTIKGVGLPMQGHKDNHAGLMTVAQMEKWRSAQNIRPGHEWEKFEGLSQAPAELEAFLAAAPFNQEGRRRLSAPVIDVPQQLAFKPAAQMSTQQGFGLMLNELARGDSELAARIVTASPDVTVSTNLGAWVNRRGLFAKAENHDLFRQEKIPSTFNWDYSPKGQHLELGIAEMNLFIMLSALGLSHAINGERLLPVGTLYDPFIERGLDALNYACYQDARFMVVATPSGITLAPEGGAHQSIATPLIGMAQDGLASFEPAFVDELAVIMGWGFRHMQREAGEGGSVYLRLSTRTLDQPQRIMAPELQRDITEGAYWLREPGPNCDIVIAYTGAVAPEAIEAVGFIGESHRDVGLLAVTSADRLHGGWSAARNLRRDRRGIQYLSHVERLLAPLPRDCGIVTVIDGHPAALGWLGSVRGHRAEALGVEQFGQTGTIGDLYRHYGIDANAIIDAAESLTVGAPVRHRKMAV; the protein is encoded by the coding sequence ATGCCCATCGAGCCTGCACGCCTTGAACTATTGTCCGCGCTGGCACGGAAAGTTCTCTGGCTGTCGTCATGGACGATCCATCATGCCAACCATGTCAGGCCCAATGTCGACGGGCTGAAGGTCGGCGGCCATCAGGCCTCGTCCGCTTCGCTCGCTAACATCATGTCGGCGCTGTACTTCTCGGTGCTGCGGCCGCAGGACCGCGTCGCGGTGAAGCCGCATGCGAGCCCGGTGTTTCACGCCATCCAGTACCTGTTCGGTCACCAGACCCGCGAGAAGCTGGAAAATTTCCGCGGCTACAAGGGCGCGCAATCCTATCCCTCGCGCACCAAGGATGCCGACGATGTCGATTTCTCCACCGGCTCGGTCGGTCTCGGCGTCGCGCAAACCCTGTTCGCCTCGCTGGTGCAGGACTACGTCACTGCGCATGGCTGGATGAAGGACCGGCCCGAGGGGCGCATGATCGCGCTGGTCGGCGATGCCGAGATGGATGAGGGCAACATTTTTGAGGCGCTGCTGGAGGGCTGGAAGCACGGCCTGCGCAATACCTGGTGGGTGGTCGACTACAACCGCCAGAGCCTCGATGCCGTCGTGCGCGAAGGGCTGTGGGCGAAGTTCGAGTCCATGTTCCGCAATTTCGGCTGGGAAGTCGTGATCGTTAAATATGGCCGCCTGATGCAGGCGGCGTTCGCCGAACCCGGCGGCGAGGCCTTGCGGCGCTGGATCGACAATTGCCCGAACCAGATGTATGCGGCGCTGTGCTTCCAGGGCGGGGCGGCCTTCCGCAAGCATTTGCAGGACGACATCGGCGATCAGGGGCAGGTGTCGCAACTGATCGACCGCCGCAGCGACGACGAGTTGCTGGCGTTGATGTCCAATCTCGGCGGCCACGACATGGCCAGCATGATCGAAGCCTTCGAGGCGATCGATCACGATCGGCCGGTCTGTTTCATTGCCTACACCATCAAGGGCGTCGGCCTGCCGATGCAGGGCCACAAGGACAACCATGCGGGCCTGATGACGGTTGCGCAGATGGAGAAGTGGCGCAGCGCGCAGAACATCCGTCCTGGCCATGAATGGGAAAAGTTCGAAGGCCTGTCGCAGGCGCCGGCCGAACTCGAAGCATTTTTGGCGGCAGCGCCCTTCAATCAGGAAGGCCGCCGCCGACTGAGCGCGCCCGTGATCGACGTTCCGCAACAGCTTGCCTTCAAGCCGGCGGCGCAGATGTCCACCCAACAAGGCTTTGGGCTGATGCTCAATGAACTCGCACGCGGCGATAGCGAACTGGCTGCGCGGATCGTCACCGCGTCGCCTGACGTCACCGTGTCCACCAATCTCGGCGCCTGGGTCAACCGCCGCGGCTTGTTTGCCAAGGCGGAGAACCACGATCTGTTCCGGCAGGAGAAAATCCCGTCGACCTTCAACTGGGATTATTCGCCCAAGGGTCAGCATCTGGAACTCGGCATTGCCGAGATGAACCTGTTCATCATGCTCTCGGCGCTCGGCCTGTCGCATGCGATCAATGGCGAGCGGCTGCTGCCGGTCGGCACGCTGTACGATCCCTTCATCGAGCGCGGCCTCGATGCGTTGAATTACGCCTGCTACCAGGACGCCCGTTTCATGGTGGTGGCGACGCCATCCGGTATCACGCTGGCGCCGGAAGGCGGCGCGCACCAGTCGATCGCCACGCCGCTGATCGGTATGGCGCAGGATGGGCTGGCCTCGTTCGAACCGGCCTTCGTCGATGAACTTGCCGTGATCATGGGATGGGGTTTTCGCCACATGCAGCGCGAAGCCGGCGAGGGCGGTTCGGTCTATTTGCGGCTCTCGACCCGCACGCTGGACCAGCCGCAGCGCATCATGGCGCCGGAACTGCAACGGGACATTACCGAGGGCGCCTACTGGCTGCGCGAGCCGGGCCCGAACTGCGACATCGTGATCGCCTATACCGGCGCGGTGGCGCCGGAGGCGATCGAGGCGGTGGGCTTCATCGGCGAAAGCCACCGCGATGTCGGTTTACTGGCGGTAACCTCGGCCGACCGGCTGCATGGTGGATGGTCCGCCGCGCGGAATTTGCGGCGCGACCGCCGTGGCATCCAGTATCTCAGCCACGTCGAAAGGCTGCTGGCGCCGCTGCCACGCGACTGCGGCATCGTGACCGTGATCGACGGTCATCCAGCCGCGCTCGGCTGGCTCGGTAGCGTGCGCGGCCACCGCGCCGAGGCGCTCGGCGTCGAGCAGTTCGGCCAGACCGGTACTATCGGCGACCTCTACCGCCACTACGGCATCGACGCCAACGCCATCATCGACGCGGCGGAAAGCCTCACGGTGGGAGCGCCGGTGCGGCACCGCAAGATGGCGGTGTAG
- a CDS encoding Lrp/AsnC family transcriptional regulator, translating into MHALDAIDRKILSLLQSDSRMTMQELSEKVGLSVSPCHRRVKLLEERGVITRYIATVDQKSLGLHVSVFISIKLARQKEEDLNRFAKAISKWDEVLECYLMTGNRDYLLRVVAADLSSYEAFLKNKLTRLDGIASIESSFALSQVKYSIALPV; encoded by the coding sequence ATGCATGCCCTCGACGCCATCGACCGCAAGATCCTCAGCCTGCTGCAATCCGACAGCCGCATGACCATGCAGGAGCTTTCCGAGAAGGTCGGCCTGTCGGTGTCGCCCTGCCATCGCCGGGTCAAACTGCTGGAAGAGCGCGGCGTCATCACGCGCTACATCGCGACCGTCGATCAGAAGTCGTTGGGCCTCCACGTCAGCGTCTTCATCTCGATCAAGCTGGCGCGGCAGAAGGAAGAGGACCTCAACCGGTTTGCGAAGGCGATCTCGAAATGGGACGAGGTGCTGGAGTGCTATCTGATGACCGGCAACCGCGATTACCTGCTGCGCGTCGTGGCCGCCGACCTCTCCTCTTACGAAGCGTTCCTGAAGAACAAGCTGACGCGGCTCGACGGCATCGCCTCGATCGAGTCGAGCTTTGCGCTGAGCCAGGTGAAGTATTCGATCGCACTGCCGGTGTAG
- a CDS encoding DJ-1/PfpI family protein — translation MKSRRLLWSALGAFVFLIAIGGVWILSLPAAPSVAAPPPIAQDERDATIAALKPPKRQRPLVAIIGINDATETTDYLMPYGILTRADVADVVTLATAPGPITLFPALKVEPQATIAEFDARHPDGADYVIVPAMSRDDDPEALQWIRNQSGKGAIVIGVCVGAKVVGDAGLLDGKRATTHWYSVKELRGKHPSMRYVEDRRLVVDDGVATTTGITASMPMSLTLIEAIAGRDKAKAVGREIGLPEWDARHESDEFRFTRPFALTAIGNTAAFWAHERLGIELKPDIDEVSLALVTDAWSRTYRSQAVTFARTADARQTRNGIRIYPDQVAASWPAERLLPSVGNRKPAEALDDALHGITARYGTRTTDFVAMQLEYPRRRATQ, via the coding sequence ATGAAATCGCGACGTCTGTTGTGGAGCGCCCTTGGCGCATTTGTATTTCTGATCGCGATCGGCGGAGTCTGGATTCTTTCGCTGCCGGCGGCGCCTTCCGTCGCAGCGCCGCCGCCGATCGCGCAGGACGAGCGTGATGCGACGATTGCGGCGCTGAAGCCGCCGAAGCGGCAGCGCCCGCTGGTCGCCATCATCGGCATCAACGACGCCACCGAGACCACCGATTACCTGATGCCCTACGGCATCCTCACGCGCGCCGATGTCGCCGACGTCGTGACGCTGGCGACGGCGCCCGGCCCCATAACGCTGTTTCCGGCGCTGAAGGTCGAGCCACAGGCGACCATCGCGGAATTCGATGCGCGGCATCCCGATGGCGCCGACTATGTCATCGTCCCCGCCATGAGCCGTGACGACGATCCCGAGGCGCTGCAATGGATCCGGAACCAGTCGGGCAAGGGCGCGATCGTCATCGGCGTTTGCGTCGGCGCCAAAGTGGTCGGCGACGCCGGGCTGCTGGATGGCAAGCGGGCGACCACGCATTGGTATTCCGTCAAGGAATTGCGCGGGAAGCATCCGTCGATGCGCTATGTCGAAGACCGGCGGCTGGTGGTCGATGACGGCGTGGCAACCACGACCGGCATCACGGCATCGATGCCGATGTCGCTGACGCTGATCGAGGCCATCGCCGGCCGCGACAAGGCCAAGGCGGTCGGCCGGGAGATCGGCCTCCCCGAGTGGGACGCGCGCCACGAGAGCGACGAGTTTCGCTTCACACGGCCGTTCGCGCTGACGGCGATCGGCAACACGGCGGCGTTCTGGGCGCACGAACGGCTCGGCATCGAACTCAAGCCTGATATCGACGAAGTGTCGCTGGCATTGGTCACCGATGCGTGGTCACGGACCTATCGGTCGCAGGCGGTGACGTTCGCGCGCACGGCTGATGCACGACAAACCCGCAACGGCATCCGCATCTATCCCGATCAGGTCGCGGCGAGCTGGCCGGCGGAACGCCTGCTGCCGTCTGTGGGGAATCGAAAACCAGCGGAAGCGCTGGACGATGCCCTGCACGGAATCACCGCCCGCTACGGGACGCGCACGACCGATTTCGTTGCGATGCAGCTAGAGTATCCGAGACGCCGGGCGACGCAGTGA
- a CDS encoding IS110 family transposase — translation MQASTVDTPTAGHCGTIFVAIELSQKSWLVTLHSPDKGKMSRHKLEGGDHAALLALIGQVRERAARALGAVPAVVSCYEAGYDGFWLHRLLLAAGITNYVFDPASIAVDQRARRVKTDRIDGEKMLRTLMAYLRGEPQVVRIVRAPAPEQEDARRTSRERGRLIKEQTAHTTRIKALLRLLGMAVGNPRRRDWLSWLSAQRDWQGQAVPPRMLAEIRHEHARLMLVRERLEELAQASAQADPAPAAAQMTERSELLLRLKCLGPAFATTLTSEVFYKDFRNRREVASYFGLTPSPWQSGGTDRDQGISKAGNPRARCAAIELAWLWLRHQPESALTRWFRSRTHNNASKRNKRIAIVALARKLMVALWRYLTTGMVPEGAVLKAAKA, via the coding sequence ATGCAAGCATCGACCGTAGACACGCCCACCGCCGGGCATTGTGGCACGATTTTCGTTGCGATTGAACTGAGCCAGAAGAGCTGGCTGGTAACGCTGCACAGTCCGGACAAAGGCAAGATGTCGCGTCACAAGCTGGAGGGCGGCGATCATGCTGCGCTGCTGGCGCTGATCGGTCAGGTTCGGGAGCGGGCGGCCCGGGCGCTGGGAGCCGTTCCGGCGGTGGTGAGCTGCTACGAAGCGGGCTACGACGGGTTCTGGCTGCATCGGCTTCTGCTGGCTGCCGGGATCACGAACTACGTGTTTGACCCTGCGAGCATAGCGGTGGATCAGCGGGCACGGCGGGTGAAGACCGACCGGATCGATGGCGAGAAGATGCTACGGACGCTGATGGCGTATCTGCGCGGTGAGCCGCAGGTGGTGCGGATCGTGCGGGCACCTGCGCCGGAGCAAGAGGACGCCCGCCGCACCAGCCGTGAACGCGGCCGGCTGATCAAGGAGCAAACCGCGCACACCACCCGGATCAAGGCGCTGCTGCGATTGTTGGGCATGGCGGTGGGGAACCCGCGCCGGCGTGACTGGCTGAGCTGGCTTTCGGCGCAGCGGGATTGGCAGGGCCAGGCGGTGCCGCCACGGATGCTGGCGGAGATCAGGCACGAGCACGCACGGCTGATGCTGGTGCGCGAACGGCTCGAGGAACTCGCACAGGCGTCGGCTCAAGCGGATCCGGCACCTGCGGCGGCGCAGATGACCGAGCGCAGCGAACTGTTGCTCCGGCTCAAATGCCTCGGTCCGGCGTTCGCGACGACGCTGACCAGCGAGGTGTTCTACAAGGACTTTCGTAATCGGCGTGAGGTCGCGAGCTATTTCGGGCTGACGCCCAGTCCATGGCAGAGCGGCGGGACCGACCGCGACCAGGGCATCAGCAAGGCGGGCAATCCACGCGCCCGCTGCGCCGCGATCGAACTGGCCTGGCTGTGGCTGCGGCATCAGCCGGAGAGTGCGCTCACCCGATGGTTCCGCAGCCGCACCCACAACAATGCCAGCAAGCGCAACAAGCGCATCGCCATCGTGGCCTTGGCGCGCAAGCTGATGGTGGCGCTCTGGCGCTACCTCACAACCGGCATGGTTCCCGAAGGAGCCGTGCTCAAGGCCGCGAAGGCGTAA
- a CDS encoding zinc-binding dehydrogenase, producing MRAAIFRNGEIVVDQMPEPTPGPGMVLVKSLACGICGSDLHARKHAHRMVELAKHFPGRKPMDLSRDVVFGHEFCCEVLDYGPGTTGKFKPGAKVCSLPALLTAEGPQGIGYSNDNVGAYAERMLLSEALLLEVPNGLAAEHAALTEPLAVGVHAVAKANIRGGEVPLVIGCGPVGLAVIAALKIRGLHPIVAADYSPARRALAEKLGADVVVDPSRTQPYATWAEHAQMSPEEKAARPPLQALLPALKPALIFECVGVPGLIQQVFEGAPRDARVVVVGVCMETDRAEPMLGILKELNVQYVLGYTPEEFAYSLRLIAEGQVDAASMVTASVGIDGVAKAFADLANPEAHTKIIVEPWR from the coding sequence ATGCGCGCAGCCATTTTTCGAAACGGCGAGATCGTCGTCGATCAGATGCCGGAACCCACGCCGGGGCCCGGCATGGTTCTGGTCAAGTCACTGGCCTGCGGCATCTGCGGCTCCGACCTGCATGCGCGCAAGCACGCACATCGCATGGTCGAACTTGCAAAACATTTTCCCGGCCGCAAGCCGATGGACCTGTCCCGCGATGTCGTGTTCGGCCATGAATTCTGCTGCGAGGTGCTGGACTACGGTCCGGGCACCACCGGCAAGTTCAAGCCCGGCGCCAAAGTCTGTTCGCTGCCGGCGCTGCTGACCGCGGAAGGCCCGCAGGGCATCGGCTACTCCAACGACAATGTCGGCGCCTATGCCGAACGCATGCTGCTCAGCGAGGCATTGCTGCTCGAAGTCCCGAACGGCCTCGCCGCCGAGCACGCCGCGCTGACCGAGCCGCTCGCAGTCGGCGTGCATGCGGTGGCAAAAGCCAACATCAGGGGCGGCGAGGTGCCGCTGGTGATCGGCTGCGGGCCGGTTGGCCTCGCCGTCATCGCGGCGCTGAAGATCAGGGGATTGCACCCGATCGTCGCCGCCGACTATTCGCCGGCCCGCCGCGCGCTCGCCGAAAAGCTCGGCGCCGACGTGGTCGTGGACCCTTCGCGCACGCAACCCTATGCGACGTGGGCCGAGCATGCCCAGATGTCTCCGGAAGAAAAGGCCGCGCGCCCGCCGCTGCAGGCGCTGTTGCCGGCGCTAAAACCTGCGCTGATCTTCGAATGCGTCGGCGTGCCCGGCCTGATCCAGCAGGTGTTCGAGGGCGCGCCGCGTGATGCACGCGTCGTCGTGGTCGGCGTCTGCATGGAAACCGACCGTGCCGAACCGATGCTCGGCATCCTGAAGGAGCTCAACGTTCAATACGTGCTGGGCTACACGCCGGAGGAATTTGCCTATTCGCTGCGCCTGATTGCGGAAGGGCAGGTCGATGCCGCCTCGATGGTGACCGCCAGCGTCGGCATCGACGGCGTCGCCAAGGCGTTCGCCGATCTCGCCAACCCGGAAGCGCACACCAAGATCATCGTCGAGCCGTGGCGGTGA
- a CDS encoding DMT family transporter: MTPPPAAAARLDSATIPLPEKRSAAPTAPARADRPFKGIALILASTVFLGASDVTAKYLSATLPSIEIAWIRFLVFALIMMPAMMPGSPLFAMATNRLGLHLLRGLTILGSSLFFISGLRFLPIAEASATGFVAPLLVTALSIIFLSEKVGLRRWIATGVGLVGVIIILRPGTGAFHPAAFFPLVSALAWACTLIITRMMSGTERAITVMAYSSIVGVCILSALVPFVWVTPTWHDIAFGIFIGVASTAGQWIVVLAFRYADASVLAPFSYTQLLWVSILGFLIFGEVPDVYTVTGAAFIVASGLYTAHRERVRRSQLLSVSGEPSPNA; encoded by the coding sequence GTGACACCGCCCCCCGCCGCAGCCGCGAGGCTGGACAGCGCTACAATACCTTTGCCCGAGAAGAGGTCCGCCGCTCCGACTGCGCCCGCGCGCGCCGATCGGCCGTTCAAGGGCATCGCGCTGATACTGGCCTCGACGGTCTTTCTCGGCGCCTCCGATGTCACGGCGAAATATCTTTCGGCGACACTGCCCTCGATCGAGATCGCATGGATCCGCTTCCTGGTGTTCGCGCTGATCATGATGCCGGCGATGATGCCGGGTTCCCCCCTCTTTGCGATGGCTACCAACCGGCTCGGCCTGCATCTGCTGCGCGGCTTGACGATTTTGGGTTCGTCGCTGTTCTTCATTTCCGGCCTGCGGTTCTTGCCGATTGCGGAAGCCTCCGCCACCGGCTTCGTCGCCCCGCTGCTCGTCACCGCACTGTCGATCATCTTCCTCAGCGAAAAGGTAGGCCTGCGCCGCTGGATCGCGACCGGCGTCGGCCTCGTCGGCGTCATCATCATCTTGCGCCCGGGCACCGGTGCGTTTCATCCCGCGGCGTTCTTTCCGCTGGTCTCGGCGCTGGCCTGGGCCTGCACGCTGATCATCACGCGGATGATGAGCGGCACCGAGCGCGCCATCACCGTGATGGCCTATTCGTCGATCGTGGGCGTCTGCATTCTCTCGGCACTGGTGCCGTTCGTCTGGGTGACGCCGACCTGGCACGACATCGCCTTCGGCATCTTCATCGGCGTCGCCTCGACTGCAGGCCAGTGGATCGTGGTGCTGGCGTTCCGCTATGCCGACGCCTCCGTGCTGGCGCCGTTTTCCTACACGCAGTTGCTGTGGGTCAGCATCCTCGGCTTCCTGATCTTCGGCGAAGTCCCTGACGTCTACACCGTCACCGGCGCCGCCTTCATCGTCGCCAGCGGACTCTACACCGCCCATCGCGAGCGGGTGCGGCGGTCGCAGCTTCTGTCGGTGTCCGGCGAGCCGTCGCCCAACGCCTGA
- a CDS encoding aldo/keto reductase translates to MKQKKFGNGPDVSVIGQGTWYLDRGDRKAAVAALRRGIETGMTHIDTAEMYGEAELVIADAIAGLPREKLFLVSKVLPSNASRRGTITACERSLRRLKTDHLDCYLLHWRGSCPFEETVAAFDELVRSGKIRSWGVSNFDSDDLDELLDVAGEGKIACNQVLYHLQERAIEHAVIPWCEHHGVAVVAYSPFGHNDFPSARRRGGEVLQTISDAHKATPRQIALAFLTRAPSVLAIPKASSAEHAADNAAAGKLKLSDSEIAALDKAFPRGPKPRGLPML, encoded by the coding sequence TTGAAGCAGAAAAAATTCGGCAACGGCCCTGATGTCTCCGTGATCGGGCAGGGCACCTGGTATCTCGATCGCGGCGATCGCAAGGCGGCCGTCGCCGCACTTCGCCGGGGTATCGAAACCGGCATGACCCACATCGACACCGCCGAGATGTATGGCGAGGCCGAACTCGTGATCGCGGATGCGATCGCCGGGCTGCCGCGTGAAAAACTGTTTCTGGTCTCAAAAGTGTTGCCGAGCAATGCCTCGCGGCGCGGCACCATCACCGCCTGTGAGCGTTCGCTGAGGCGGCTGAAGACCGATCATCTCGATTGCTATCTGCTGCACTGGCGCGGCTCGTGTCCGTTCGAGGAGACGGTGGCGGCGTTCGACGAACTGGTGAGAAGCGGAAAAATTCGCTCCTGGGGCGTCAGCAATTTCGACTCGGACGATCTCGACGAACTGCTCGATGTGGCGGGCGAGGGCAAGATCGCCTGCAACCAGGTGCTCTATCATCTGCAGGAGCGCGCCATCGAGCACGCGGTGATTCCGTGGTGCGAGCATCACGGCGTCGCCGTCGTCGCCTATTCGCCGTTCGGACATAATGATTTTCCGTCCGCGCGCCGCAGGGGCGGCGAGGTGCTGCAGACGATATCAGATGCGCACAAGGCGACCCCGCGCCAGATCGCGCTGGCGTTTCTCACGCGTGCGCCATCGGTATTGGCGATTCCGAAAGCTTCAAGCGCGGAACACGCCGCGGACAATGCGGCTGCCGGAAAGTTGAAATTGAGCGATAGCGAGATCGCTGCGCTCGACAAAGCCTTTCCGCGCGGGCCCAAGCCACGCGGTCTCCCGATGCTGTAG